Genomic window (Syntrophaceae bacterium):
AGGCGCACAGGAGTTATGGAACGTGTGATCGAGCTTAAGAAAGTCAACGGTTATCTGGTCGAGGTGGCGGCATGACCTGCATGCCAGCGGGTCCTTCCCAGAACGACCGATGATAGGGGTCAAGACAGCCCGTTGATCCCCTGCGTTCAAAGTTGAAAATTCATTGTAACTTAAATTTTCACCGGAGCAGCAAATGGACGAAAACGTGATTAATCGCCTCATGAAGGCCGGGAAGGTGGCCAGGGTGCGGGCTTATCAGAATTTGATTGAGATGATTCGCGCAGGCAAGCCGCTGAAGCCCTCAGAAATGAAGCTCATGGAACGCTTGGAAAGGGAATTAAGCCCCTCGCCGGTCGACGGTGAAGGGGAGAAACCGCCGGAGCGGATCGATGGAATGCAAGCGGCTGCCCTCTATGTCGGCAGTTCCAGGCGCATGTTGAGCTATCACATCAAGAAGGGACACCTTCGGCAGAATCCGGACGGGAGCTTTGACCGATCGGAACTTGATCGGTTCCTCGAGAAGTATGGCCGGAAGACGGAAGAGCCGGGCAGCCTGGGTGAGCAAAAGGCGGCTGCGGATCTTCGCTTTCGTCTTGCCAAGGCGACTTCTGCAGAAATGAATCTTGCCAGAGAACAGGGTGAGCTCATTTCCCGTGACGAGGTCCAGATGGAATGGTCCGCCCGGAACATCGAACTGAAAACCGCCCTTCTGGCCTGGGCGAACAAATTACCGCCGTTGTTGCACGGTCGAGACAAGCGGGAGATAGGCACCGTTCTGCGGGATGAAGTTTATTACCTGTTAAGCAGATTTTCCCGGACAGGCCGATGGACGCCGCAGCCATCAAGAAACATCCAGGGGAAGAAGGCCAGAAAGGAGATGCGAAAACGATGAAGCGAAATTTTCGGATTGATGAAGCCGCAGATGTTCTTGGGACAAGTAGAAGAACAGTTTATCGTCTTTTGATGACCGGCGAGTTGGTCGGGTTTAAGGTTAGATCCTGCCTCAGGATAACCCATGAAAGCTTAAATTCGTATCGGTGCCGACAAATTGAAAAGTACCAAGAAGATAATGCGATAGATTTGTCGACTACGTCAAGCAATTAATCAAAACAAGATATTATTATGCATTCCGCAATCATACATCTAATAATTGATCAAGACATCTATTTCATTTCGACATTTAGGGCATCTGTACGTCTGTTTTGCTCCCTTTAGGTATCTTCCAGCGGAACCATCATATCCACTGTCATCAACACAATAAGAAGATCCGCTCGCTATTGATTGATTGTATAAAGAGCCATCTATAGTGCTAGTAACATGAACTTCACCACTTGCTTCAGAAGATGTAGTAGGCGTTGGTATATTCTCTACCCATTCCATATTAGAACCACATATCCTACATTTATGACCGCTTTCTCCATACATTTCTATTCCTCCACACATTCTCTAGATTCTTTTTCAAAATTAAACTCCCTTGCAGATTTAGCACCAATTTCCTTTGATACTTGAACAACTATTGAGAAATCACTTTCACCATATTCATCAACGATTTTTTCACAGTTATCGAACAAATGGAATGCTGCCCCAGCTGTACCCATATCACTAATTCCTGCTACGATGATAATTACCCTACCTTGATGGTTCAGATTTGAAACTTTCGTAATTATTCCATAGTCATACCGAGGAGAATTTTCTATATACTTATAGTAAGAGTCATATTTCTTAATTATAGCTCTGCCATTTTTTGAAAAATAGTAGTCAAATACATCTCTATGACTTTCCATCAGAGATCTTGTAACTCTATTAGTTAATCCTCCAATTGATATAAAGTTACTAGTATAGTAATCGTTCACATTTTCAAAAGATCTAACAAGCCTAATCTTGTCATATGGTTTTCTTGCTTTGAGCAACAAATTATATAAATATGGTAGAGCTTCTGCATCACCTGATCCAATCAAACGACTTGTAGCGACAACATAATGCCCCTTGTAGTCCTGCAGGCTTTTTTCAGTAATATCTCTCTTGAATTCTGTAATAAATATTATGCACTCGTCTCTTGATTCAAACATGGGGCCTAGCAATTTACTTAATTTTGCGGATAAGTATATCTTTTTTGCCCATGGGATCGTAAATTCATATATAATAGAAAACACTACGCTTAAGAAAGCTCCAAAGACAACCCAAAGAAACATGGATTCTTTAATAGATAAGCTAATAACAAATCCAAATGTAAATCCCCAAAACAAAAAGCGGTATCTTTCATTTCTGGCAGTTTCATAGATTTTTATAAACAATTTCTGATTCATAATGATTTATTTCAGAAATATAAATTGAGGTATTTTGTATTCAGTAGCGATTATGATTATCGTTATTTCTCGAAAATGTATCTCAGAATTAATTTCTGATTACAGTAGGAAGCGGACGTTGTCAATATTTTGTGTCCACGTGTGCCTGGGTGTGCCTGGGTGATTCGACATCTTCCCACCCTCCCCTGTATCCTTCCTGCCGTGATTATCTGATCTCCTTTCGGGTCCTGGCCGGTTGATGCCCCCGCCGGCTGGGACCCCCAGGGGAAACGAACTAAACGGAGGTGCAAAATGGATCGACCGAAGACGTTTGAAGTAGCCGTGGCGCTGATTATGGGCCGAACAGGGAAGAACAAAGTTTCCGCGATGGAAGAGGCGCGGGACAGCTACCCCGACCTTTTCCTGGAATTCTCGGCCAGGATGAAAGCGGGCGGGCCTGATTATTTCGCGGCCCTGGGCATCGAGGGAAAAGAAACAACGTTCGAACAGGCCGTCAGCAGCCACTACCAGACCGGCAAGAGCAAAGCGGACTCGGTGAAGGCTGCAATGCAGAGCCATCCGGAGGCATACCAGAAGTACCTGCTCCGCCTGAGGAACGGTGAGCATGTCCGGTTCGATCTTAACCGGTGAGGAGGTCCACAGCCATGATCAACAACGACGTTGCCGAACTTCTCCGAGGTCCCGTCACACGAACCCGGGAGATTTTGGATGAAGTAAAGCGGATCCGGACGAAGCCGTTTCTCACCGAGGATGATTACCGGCGGCTGGCGGAATTGAAAGTTGAAATGCTCGAGCTCTCCCCCCCGGGACGCTTTAGCTGGTTGAATACAAAGCCGTGTATCGACATCTGGGCAGAGTTGATCCGCCTCAGCGAAGGAGCGTGACAGGAACGACAATGGAAGCCACCGATTTCAGCAATGGTCAGATTTGGGGAATCCTTCCGGACAACCTGGAAATACTCATTCGGAGTTACCTCGACATTCGGGACCGCAAGGATTTACCCGCCGAGGCGGCCCGGTACATCGCTTCCGGGCCGAGTACTGAAGAGAAGCCTTACACGATGTTGAACGGGGCGGCGGTAATCCCCGTCAACGGCACAATCACGAAACGGGCGTCCTTCATGTCCATGATCTACGGCGGTGCATCGGCTGCAGGAATCATCCATTCCCTCAAGACCGCCCAGGCGGACCCGGAAGTGAAGGCCGTCGTCCTGTCTATCGACTCCCCCGGGGGAACCGTCAGCAGTGTTGAATCCCTGGAAGAAGCGGTCCGGAACGCCGATGCTGTCAAGCCGGTCGTGGCCTTCGGCAACGGCATGATGGCGAGCGCGGCCTACTGGATCGGGAGCGCGGCCCGGTCGGTGATCGTGGAGAACACGGCCCAGGTGGGAAGCATCGGAGTCCTGATGGTCCATTACGACTGGTCGGAGAATGACCGGAAGATGGGGCTGAAGAGGACCTTTGTTGCCGCAGGTCGTTACAAGGCCATGGGCAACGATGCCGAACCGCTTTCGCGGGAAGCCAGGGACGAGATCGAGGCGCAGCTAAACCACTATTACAGCCTTTTCGTGGATGCCGTGGCCAGGAACCGAAAGACCGATGTGCAGGCGGTCCTGGAAGGCATGGCGGACGGGCGGGTGTTCATCGGGAAACAGGCCGTTGATGTCGGGTTGGCGGATCGGACCGGCAACATCGAAGCGGCTGTCAATACGGCCCTTGTCTTTGCCGCAGGGAGCGGCAGCAAGGGGGGAATCTCAACCAAGGTGGAGCGGGCAGTGGAAACATCGATCACCGGTACCGAAGCGGGCAAGACCGAACGGCAGCGGATCATGGGGCTGGCAATGCACCATTTAGGCGAGGAGGACGGAAAGAGGTTCAAGATCCTTGTGGAGTCCGGCGTCACCGTCGAACAGTACGCGACGGTTCGGCAGGCCACCCCGACACCAGCTGCTTCTGCCCAGACCGAAGAGGATAGGACAATGGCAAGAATGCTGGCCGCGCTGAAGGAGTCGAGAACGGAACAGGGTGGAAAAGATTTCATAACCCTGGTTGCGGAAACCGTTGTCGCCACAAATTGCAGCCGGACGGAGGCCATGAAGCAGGTCATCAAGGCGAACCCGGAGGCCCACAAGGCATACCTCCGGAAAGTCAATGTGTGATCATCAAATGCCACTACCGAGAAGAAAGGGGCAGTCAATGGGTATGAAAAC
Coding sequences:
- a CDS encoding helix-turn-helix domain-containing protein; the encoded protein is MKRNFRIDEAADVLGTSRRTVYRLLMTGELVGFKVRSCLRITHESLNSYRCRQIEKYQEDNAIDLSTTSSN
- the sppA gene encoding signal peptide peptidase SppA, with translation MEATDFSNGQIWGILPDNLEILIRSYLDIRDRKDLPAEAARYIASGPSTEEKPYTMLNGAAVIPVNGTITKRASFMSMIYGGASAAGIIHSLKTAQADPEVKAVVLSIDSPGGTVSSVESLEEAVRNADAVKPVVAFGNGMMASAAYWIGSAARSVIVENTAQVGSIGVLMVHYDWSENDRKMGLKRTFVAAGRYKAMGNDAEPLSREARDEIEAQLNHYYSLFVDAVARNRKTDVQAVLEGMADGRVFIGKQAVDVGLADRTGNIEAAVNTALVFAAGSGSKGGISTKVERAVETSITGTEAGKTERQRIMGLAMHHLGEEDGKRFKILVESGVTVEQYATVRQATPTPAASAQTEEDRTMARMLAALKESRTEQGGKDFITLVAETVVATNCSRTEAMKQVIKANPEAHKAYLRKVNV